From bacterium, the proteins below share one genomic window:
- the lnt gene encoding apolipoprotein N-acyltransferase, which translates to MTEAPVETLDLRQLVPPGRWVVLLLLTVVSGFATWAAFPPYELSGLAWVAPALLMLALSQVPPRQGFLLGWLYGTILMGGIVSFVAPYGALPWSALALAMGLFYGLFGLVGSALRTTPPLCRAVALAAAWYLVEFLRGHCGSLSLTFGDLAYSQSANLPFVQLASLCGHYGLSFTMALLSAGVSCMLSAMLPLTWLRPAVAGQAGAASLKRFNRDAGRVALACFLLMIVLYTWGRFTAEMGRTRCAEATAPPPVRVAVVQGEATTTAADRAEDTVDRYVRLSEGQPADLIVWPETAIVGPLNRFPFRQRQVGELARRKQAHMLIGAQERERDRIYNSAYFIRPDGAIAGTYRKMDLVMFGEYVPGRERFPFLKRYPIRPFDFTAGRMRALFAAPEYTLSPLICFEGIFPEQTRRICRLGAQLVVIITSDAWAIGDNEVRIHSAVGPFRAVEARKYLVRAASIGRSAIYDPYGNALAEVPCYQNGVATAVVRRVDALSVYHFWGDWPLLVVSLVALAYALSQAKRGTFIIQT; encoded by the coding sequence TTGACGGAGGCTCCGGTCGAGACGCTTGATCTGCGACAGCTCGTCCCGCCGGGACGCTGGGTCGTGCTGCTTCTCCTGACGGTGGTCTCCGGGTTCGCCACGTGGGCCGCCTTCCCGCCGTATGAGCTGTCCGGGCTGGCGTGGGTCGCGCCCGCACTGCTGATGCTGGCGCTCAGCCAGGTGCCCCCGCGCCAGGGGTTCCTGTTGGGCTGGCTGTACGGCACGATCCTGATGGGCGGGATCGTCAGCTTCGTCGCCCCCTACGGGGCGCTGCCCTGGTCGGCGCTGGCGCTGGCCATGGGGCTGTTCTATGGTCTCTTCGGGCTGGTGGGCTCGGCCCTGCGCACCACGCCGCCTCTCTGTCGCGCGGTCGCCCTCGCCGCCGCCTGGTACCTCGTCGAGTTCCTGCGGGGGCACTGCGGCTCGCTGTCCCTGACTTTCGGCGACCTGGCCTACAGCCAGAGCGCGAACCTCCCCTTCGTCCAGCTGGCCTCCCTGTGCGGCCACTATGGTCTCAGCTTCACCATGGCGCTGCTCAGCGCCGGCGTCAGTTGCATGCTGTCGGCGATGCTCCCGCTGACATGGCTGCGCCCGGCCGTGGCGGGGCAGGCAGGCGCTGCTTCCCTCAAGCGCTTCAACCGAGACGCCGGGCGTGTCGCACTGGCCTGCTTCCTCCTGATGATCGTCCTGTACACGTGGGGGCGGTTCACGGCGGAGATGGGCCGCACGCGCTGCGCGGAGGCAACCGCGCCGCCGCCCGTGCGCGTGGCTGTGGTGCAGGGGGAGGCGACGACGACCGCCGCCGACCGTGCCGAGGACACGGTGGACCGCTACGTGCGGCTGTCCGAGGGTCAGCCGGCTGACCTGATCGTCTGGCCGGAGACAGCCATCGTCGGCCCCCTGAACCGCTTCCCCTTCCGCCAGCGACAGGTCGGCGAGCTGGCCCGCAGGAAGCAAGCCCACATGCTGATCGGGGCCCAGGAGCGGGAGCGGGACCGCATCTACAACAGCGCCTACTTCATCCGCCCCGACGGCGCCATCGCGGGCACCTACCGCAAGATGGACCTGGTGATGTTCGGGGAGTACGTGCCGGGACGCGAGCGCTTCCCATTCCTGAAGCGGTACCCGATCCGGCCCTTCGACTTCACCGCCGGCCGCATGCGCGCGCTGTTCGCCGCGCCTGAGTACACGCTTTCGCCCCTGATCTGCTTCGAGGGCATCTTCCCGGAACAGACGCGCCGGATCTGCCGCCTGGGGGCCCAGCTTGTGGTCATCATCACCAGCGACGCCTGGGCCATCGGCGACAACGAGGTGCGGATCCATTCGGCGGTTGGCCCGTTCCGCGCCGTGGAGGCCCGCAAGTACCTCGTGCGAGCCGCCAGCATCGGGCGCTCGGCCATCTACGACCCGTACGGCAACGCACTGGCCGAGGTTCCGTGCTATCAGAACGGCGTCGCCACTGCGGTCGTCCGGCGTGTGGACGCCCTGTCGGTGTACCACTTCTGGGGCGACTGGCCGCTGCTGGTGGTATCGCTCGTTGCGTTGGCGTATGCCCTGAGCCAGGCCAAGCGCGGGACCTTCATCATCCAGACGTAG
- a CDS encoding THUMP domain-containing protein, which produces MVHHFALSTFVITCPSSWERQAIRELKLLLPDLTCRELFFPGNLLANSERAQAEVLAALEEAETRLIGHVIPVTLRVDVTKHRTSLETLVAGALELPRLDPRFTFRVTCNRRGNHEFGSREAEYLVGDRLADEWGVQADLDEPEQVVSIEIFQDLALLGAGFADERLQKDISQMRKHPPGQRPLNRAEKKLREAFAKFRPVLPPGARALDLGSAPGGWAKVLAEVCAEVVAVDRAVLDERVTALANVTHVQQRAEDYLPRAQGPFDLVTCDMNVESQVAAEVLCQAAPLLREGGEAILTIKFNSRHRRQHVARAVAVLQACYEGFETKHLPHNGKETTLHMRKR; this is translated from the coding sequence ATGGTCCACCACTTCGCTCTGTCAACCTTCGTCATCACTTGCCCCTCGTCGTGGGAGCGACAGGCCATTCGCGAGCTGAAGCTCCTGCTGCCCGACCTCACCTGCCGCGAGCTGTTTTTCCCCGGCAACCTGCTGGCCAACTCCGAGCGGGCTCAGGCCGAGGTGCTGGCGGCCTTGGAGGAGGCCGAGACGCGGCTGATAGGCCATGTCATCCCGGTAACGCTGCGCGTAGATGTGACGAAGCACCGGACCAGCCTGGAGACGCTGGTGGCGGGCGCTCTGGAGCTACCGCGCCTGGACCCCCGCTTCACCTTCCGAGTCACCTGCAACCGGCGCGGTAACCACGAGTTCGGCTCGCGCGAGGCGGAGTACCTGGTGGGGGACAGGCTGGCGGACGAGTGGGGCGTCCAGGCCGACCTGGACGAGCCCGAGCAGGTGGTGAGCATCGAGATCTTCCAGGATCTGGCGCTCCTGGGCGCGGGATTTGCGGATGAGCGCCTGCAGAAGGACATCAGCCAGATGCGCAAGCATCCGCCGGGACAGCGTCCGCTGAACCGCGCGGAGAAGAAGCTGCGCGAGGCGTTCGCGAAGTTCCGTCCCGTGCTGCCGCCGGGCGCGCGGGCGCTGGACCTGGGGTCAGCGCCGGGGGGCTGGGCGAAGGTGCTGGCAGAGGTGTGCGCCGAGGTCGTGGCCGTAGACCGGGCGGTGCTTGACGAGCGCGTCACGGCGCTGGCGAACGTCACGCACGTGCAGCAGCGCGCGGAGGACTACCTCCCCCGGGCGCAGGGCCCCTTCGACCTTGTCACCTGCGACATGAACGTCGAGTCACAGGTGGCGGCGGAGGTGCTCTGCCAGGCCGCGCCCCTGCTGCGGGAGGGGGGAGAGGCCATTCTGACGATCAAGTTCAACAGCCGCCACCGCCGCCAGCACGTCGCGCGGGCAGTGGCGGTGCTGCAGGCGTGCTATGAAGGCTTCGAGACCAAGCATCTGCCGCACAACGGCAAGGAAACGACGCTGCACATGCGGAAGCGATAG
- a CDS encoding homocysteine S-methyltransferase family protein, translated as MIRVKAPLLDVLKDRVLVANGAMGTALAARGLTLANSAVANVEHPDAVRDIFREYREAGALVFQSNTFVGNARMLDHAGYGERHDEINRAGFRLAREAVGDDAYVAANFGPTGLLLEPLGKATAEEVSAIFEREARVLLGEGPDFVLFETFEAVEELEAAVAGVRAAGLSVPLAITFSFSQPSGRSMMGVTPRQAAERMLALGADIIGANCGLPEVTVAAVREMAEVTNKPLMMQANAGVPEVRRGVACFSGTPEDAAALAREAVAVGARIIGGCCGTTVAHIRAIAAAVAVTPSL; from the coding sequence ATGATTCGCGTGAAGGCGCCGCTGCTGGATGTACTGAAGGACCGCGTACTGGTCGCCAACGGGGCGATGGGCACGGCGCTCGCCGCCCGCGGCCTGACCCTCGCCAACTCTGCGGTCGCCAATGTGGAGCACCCAGACGCGGTGCGAGACATCTTCCGTGAGTACCGAGAAGCCGGCGCACTGGTGTTCCAGTCGAACACCTTCGTCGGCAATGCCCGGATGCTCGACCACGCCGGCTATGGCGAGCGGCATGATGAGATCAACCGGGCCGGCTTTCGGCTGGCGCGCGAGGCCGTCGGGGACGACGCCTACGTGGCGGCCAACTTCGGGCCGACCGGGCTGCTGCTTGAGCCGCTGGGGAAGGCCACCGCGGAGGAAGTGTCAGCGATCTTCGAGCGCGAGGCCCGGGTGCTGCTCGGCGAGGGGCCGGACTTCGTCCTCTTTGAGACCTTCGAGGCTGTTGAGGAGCTTGAGGCGGCCGTGGCGGGCGTCCGCGCCGCCGGGCTCAGCGTGCCCCTGGCGATCACGTTCTCGTTCTCGCAGCCGAGCGGCCGCAGTATGATGGGCGTGACCCCGCGCCAGGCCGCGGAGAGAATGCTGGCCCTCGGAGCCGACATCATCGGCGCCAACTGCGGCCTGCCCGAGGTGACCGTGGCCGCCGTGCGCGAGATGGCCGAGGTGACCAACAAGCCCCTGATGATGCAGGCGAACGCGGGCGTGCCCGAGGTCCGCAGGGGGGTGGCGTGCTTCTCGGGGACGCCCGAGGACGCGGCGGCCCTCGCCCGCGAGGCCGTGGCCGTCGGCGCCCGGATCATCGGCGGCTGCTGCGGGACGACCGTCGCGCACATCAGGGCGATCGCCGCGGCCGTCGCCGTCACCCCCTCCCTTTAG
- the alr gene encoding alanine racemase, whose protein sequence is MTTCVAVNTDALAHNVREAQRHLQPTAKLMAVVKANAYGHGLVETARVFLAAGAQWLGVSNVAEGAALREAGLDAPVLVFMPPLPDEYEAIVRHRLTATLLSTAHVSGLGDTASRLGQSVYGHLYVDGGLGRIGSDDPLCALLQAATVFPSLHLTGAYTHFGPPGSGRMLEEIDTLKEGASTKAFAGLVRDAVAQAAAARPLLHVAASALFVEDRSSHLDMVRLGTILYGQYPDHVRERPLNLREDTFSLRSRVVAVQTLPAGSRIGYGGDFICARDTRVATVPVGTAQGLGMAPQSVGGRLRSVVKAWLVSREGRRGRSEHAPRAHAGDLALPLIGRISMDQCCLDATDAPDLQVGDEVALPVRRLAVDSAVPRVYRKDEA, encoded by the coding sequence ATGACCACATGCGTGGCCGTCAACACCGACGCGCTCGCCCACAATGTCCGCGAGGCGCAGCGTCACCTGCAACCGACTGCGAAGCTCATGGCCGTAGTGAAGGCCAACGCCTACGGCCACGGTCTCGTCGAGACCGCCCGCGTGTTCCTGGCCGCCGGGGCGCAATGGCTGGGCGTGAGCAACGTGGCCGAGGGCGCGGCGCTGCGCGAGGCCGGCCTGGATGCCCCGGTGCTCGTGTTCATGCCCCCCCTGCCAGACGAGTACGAGGCGATCGTGCGCCACCGGCTGACGGCGACGCTGCTGTCCACGGCGCACGTCAGCGGCCTGGGCGACACCGCGAGCAGGCTCGGGCAGAGCGTCTACGGGCATCTCTATGTGGATGGCGGGCTGGGGCGTATCGGCTCGGATGACCCGCTGTGCGCGCTGCTGCAGGCCGCGACCGTCTTCCCGTCGCTGCACCTGACGGGGGCGTACACGCACTTTGGCCCGCCCGGATCGGGCCGGATGCTGGAGGAGATTGACACGCTCAAGGAGGGGGCCTCGACGAAGGCCTTTGCCGGGCTCGTGCGGGACGCGGTGGCGCAGGCGGCGGCCGCGCGCCCCCTGCTGCATGTAGCGGCCAGCGCCCTCTTTGTCGAGGACCGCAGCAGCCATCTCGACATGGTGCGCCTCGGGACGATCCTGTACGGCCAGTACCCCGACCACGTGCGGGAGCGGCCCCTGAACCTGCGCGAGGATACCTTCAGCCTGCGCTCGCGGGTGGTGGCCGTGCAGACGCTTCCGGCGGGGAGCCGCATCGGCTACGGTGGGGACTTCATATGCGCGCGCGACACGCGCGTCGCGACGGTGCCCGTGGGCACGGCACAGGGCCTCGGCATGGCGCCGCAGTCGGTCGGCGGGCGGCTGCGGTCGGTCGTCAAGGCGTGGCTGGTGAGCCGGGAAGGCCGCAGAGGACGCAGCGAGCACGCTCCGCGCGCGCATGCAGGCGATCTCGCCCTCCCGCTGATCGGCCGCATCTCCATGGACCAGTGCTGCCTCGACGCCACCGATGCCCCCGACCTGCAGGTCGGCGACGAGGTGGCGCTCCCGGTGCGACGGCTGGCCGTGGACAGCGCTGTGCCGCGCGTGTACCGCAAGGATGAAGCGTGA
- a CDS encoding BatA domain-containing protein codes for MSFLHPWLLLGALGAAVPVLLHLFGRRRPRRVQFSSLMLIQQAQRERTALMRARQLLLMVLRALAIVLLSLAAAQPVWRGHGRPGHPVVVLDDTPSMRAMDTQGLFPRANGDPRAALQGAVRLVPGEPRGVLLIDMAYPTGDEAGVGDRGRYRAVDNAPVLAGAGARAGGDDESVVFFTDLQATSWLTPATLLLSRQVVIVDCGRDTPNRSLIGLETREPTAIAGRPTDIVVTGRATTGPSGPVPVRVLVDGREIGTVALNMDVEPAQAICEWRPDRPGLKRVEAVLPEDAMAGDNRFYAVVPVRQRLQVLILGDGPAERLMRLALAPTAQSPVAVRSVAALPEALDADAIVVSKRPTEDETKRLQQAKARGLGLVLLTPQLSSAIVQALTGDAELALGPVRPGPLHISEFDVFRPPLRPFANPQAGDLKQPEFRHVPDLQVRPTHWRVAARFEDGSAAMAARAHTVLVNLPLDPQQTNLPQQTVFVPLMHRLVGFAAGDDAQAGSALVGQALGSSPAPARPGFQRLAAATGAQRESVYAVDLDPAEGDLRRTTPEHVRRCLQGNVIVVRPGPDGAVKLPPLTAAGLHLAGPLLVLVFLLLLAELALSQGLRWPIFSRRGKP; via the coding sequence ATGTCCTTCCTGCATCCGTGGCTGCTGCTCGGGGCCCTGGGGGCGGCAGTGCCGGTGCTCCTGCACCTCTTCGGCCGCCGCCGGCCCCGCCGGGTGCAGTTCTCGTCGCTCATGCTCATCCAGCAGGCCCAGCGCGAGCGCACGGCGCTCATGCGCGCCCGACAGCTCCTGCTCATGGTCCTGCGCGCCCTGGCGATCGTGCTGTTGAGCCTGGCCGCGGCGCAGCCGGTCTGGCGCGGACACGGGAGGCCTGGTCATCCCGTCGTGGTGCTGGACGATACGCCCTCCATGCGGGCAATGGACACGCAGGGGCTGTTCCCCAGGGCGAACGGGGACCCGCGCGCCGCGCTGCAAGGAGCAGTACGGCTGGTTCCGGGCGAGCCGCGCGGGGTGCTGCTCATAGACATGGCGTACCCGACTGGGGACGAGGCTGGGGTGGGAGACCGAGGGCGCTACAGAGCGGTGGACAATGCGCCGGTCCTCGCCGGAGCGGGTGCACGGGCCGGGGGCGACGACGAGAGCGTCGTCTTCTTCACCGACCTGCAGGCCACTTCGTGGCTCACCCCCGCGACACTGCTTCTGAGCCGACAGGTCGTCATCGTGGACTGCGGGCGCGACACGCCCAACCGCAGCCTGATCGGCCTGGAGACGCGAGAGCCAACGGCCATCGCCGGGCGGCCCACTGACATCGTCGTGACAGGGCGGGCCACTACAGGCCCGTCGGGGCCGGTGCCTGTCCGGGTTCTCGTGGACGGCCGCGAGATCGGCACGGTGGCGCTGAACATGGACGTCGAGCCGGCACAGGCCATCTGCGAGTGGCGGCCCGACCGCCCCGGCCTCAAGCGCGTCGAGGCCGTGCTCCCCGAGGATGCCATGGCCGGGGACAATCGCTTCTATGCGGTTGTGCCGGTGCGGCAGCGGCTGCAGGTGCTCATCCTCGGGGACGGTCCCGCAGAGCGCCTCATGCGGCTCGCGCTCGCGCCGACGGCGCAGTCGCCGGTGGCGGTGCGCAGCGTGGCCGCCCTGCCGGAGGCACTGGACGCAGACGCCATCGTCGTCAGCAAGCGCCCGACGGAGGACGAGACGAAGCGCCTGCAGCAGGCGAAGGCTCGGGGCCTCGGTCTCGTGCTGCTGACCCCGCAGCTCTCGTCGGCCATCGTGCAGGCGCTCACCGGCGACGCGGAGCTGGCTCTCGGGCCCGTCCGGCCTGGCCCACTGCACATCAGCGAGTTCGACGTGTTCCGCCCGCCGCTGCGGCCGTTCGCCAACCCGCAGGCCGGCGACCTGAAGCAACCTGAGTTCCGACACGTGCCCGATCTGCAGGTGCGACCGACGCACTGGCGGGTCGCTGCCCGCTTCGAGGATGGCTCGGCGGCGATGGCGGCGCGGGCCCATACCGTGCTCGTCAACCTCCCGCTGGACCCGCAGCAGACAAACCTGCCGCAGCAGACGGTGTTCGTGCCGCTGATGCATCGGCTGGTGGGCTTCGCCGCCGGGGACGATGCGCAGGCTGGGAGTGCGCTCGTGGGACAGGCGCTCGGGTCCTCCCCCGCTCCAGCCAGGCCGGGCTTCCAGCGCCTCGCAGCGGCGACCGGCGCGCAACGTGAGTCGGTGTATGCCGTGGACCTCGACCCGGCCGAGGGCGACCTACGCCGCACCACGCCCGAGCATGTCCGCCGCTGCCTGCAGGGGAATGTGATCGTCGTGCGGCCGGGCCCGGATGGCGCGGTGAAGCTGCCGCCCCTGACCGCCGCCGGTCTCCATCTGGCAGGCCCGTTGCTGGTGCTAGTATTCTTGCTGCTTCTGGCCGAACTGGCCCTGTCGCAGGGCCTGCGCTGGCCCATCTTCAGCCGTCGAGGGAAGCCATGA
- a CDS encoding sugar phosphate isomerase/epimerase — protein sequence MKTALHTISYAGVWPGQAALSLSEIIRRAAELGYDALMIAAKRPHLSVLDTDDETLRRVRGELDAAGVGVACLAGYNNFSADAEHSDIPVNELQIGYIERMAQMTAALGGSIIRVFTAYQHPSLTEGAVRQRVVSCLKEAARRAADYGCALAVQNHHDFAAHWQTLRDVLAEIDEPNCRAAFDAWAPTLHGDDIVAAAREMAPLTAQTTVADYVYRPRFKYSPQHVNYEPQLPLVQAVRMGEGMIDYRGFLNALADGGFDGVVTYEMCSPLLGGGSLENLDAYARQFLEFMRSL from the coding sequence ATGAAGACCGCCCTGCACACCATCAGCTATGCTGGGGTCTGGCCCGGCCAGGCCGCGCTGAGCCTGAGCGAGATCATCCGCCGCGCCGCCGAGCTGGGGTATGACGCGCTCATGATCGCCGCCAAGCGCCCGCACCTGTCTGTCCTGGACACCGACGACGAGACCCTCAGGCGCGTGCGCGGGGAACTGGATGCGGCCGGAGTCGGCGTGGCGTGCCTGGCGGGATACAACAACTTCAGCGCGGATGCCGAGCACTCCGACATCCCGGTCAACGAGCTGCAGATTGGCTACATCGAGCGCATGGCGCAGATGACGGCGGCGCTGGGCGGCAGCATCATCCGGGTGTTCACGGCGTACCAGCACCCGTCCCTCACCGAGGGTGCCGTGCGCCAGCGCGTCGTGTCGTGCCTGAAGGAAGCCGCCCGCCGCGCCGCCGACTACGGCTGCGCGCTGGCGGTGCAGAACCACCACGACTTCGCGGCCCACTGGCAGACGCTGCGGGATGTGCTGGCGGAGATAGACGAGCCGAACTGCCGGGCGGCCTTCGACGCCTGGGCGCCGACTCTGCACGGGGATGACATCGTGGCGGCCGCGCGCGAGATGGCCCCGCTGACGGCGCAGACGACCGTGGCGGACTACGTCTACCGCCCGCGCTTCAAGTATTCGCCCCAGCATGTGAACTACGAGCCGCAACTGCCGCTCGTGCAGGCGGTGCGCATGGGGGAGGGGATGATTGACTACCGGGGGTTCCTCAACGCACTGGCTGACGGCGGTTTCGACGGCGTCGTCACCTACGAGATGTGCTCCCCGCTGCTAGGCGGCGGGTCGCTGGAGAACCTGGACGCCTACGCCCGGCAGTTCCTGGAGTTCATGCGGAGCCTGTAG